The Metabacillus sediminilitoris genome window below encodes:
- the treR gene encoding trehalose operon repressor: MKKNKYLAIYKEWTDKIKSGEIKAGNALPSENDLADIHDTSRETIRKALNLLSQNGFIQKIRGKGSIVLDVQKMSFPISGLVSFKEVSKNLKKESITTVHDFGLIKPDPFIKQQLNASNKDEIWKVIRSRTIGGEKIILDKDYFLKDYVPTLTKQICEGSIYDYLENELQLNISFAKKEIVVEDCTEEDRTYLDLEGFSHIVVVKNYVHLDNASLFQYTESRHRLDKFRFVDFARRGV; the protein is encoded by the coding sequence AGCAGGCAATGCGCTTCCTTCTGAGAACGACTTAGCAGACATACACGATACAAGCAGGGAAACCATTCGCAAAGCCTTAAACCTCTTATCGCAAAATGGTTTTATTCAAAAAATCCGCGGCAAAGGTTCAATTGTCCTTGATGTGCAAAAAATGAGCTTTCCGATTTCGGGATTAGTGAGTTTTAAAGAAGTTTCTAAAAACCTCAAAAAGGAATCTATTACAACTGTTCATGATTTTGGGTTAATTAAGCCAGATCCCTTTATTAAGCAACAACTGAACGCTTCAAATAAAGATGAAATCTGGAAGGTGATTCGCTCAAGAACAATTGGCGGAGAAAAGATTATTTTAGATAAGGACTATTTCCTAAAGGATTATGTTCCAACCTTAACAAAGCAAATTTGTGAAGGGTCTATCTATGATTATCTGGAAAATGAGCTGCAACTGAATATTAGCTTTGCCAAAAAAGAGATTGTTGTTGAGGACTGTACCGAGGAAGATCGCACATACCTTGACTTAGAAGGATTTTCTCATATTGTTGTCGTTAAAAACTATGTGCACTTAGATAATGCCAGCTTGTTTCAATATACGGAATCGCGCCATCGACTTGATAAGTTCCGGTTTGTTGATTTTGCAAGACGCGGCGTATAA